The DNA sequence TCGAGAAAGGGAAGTATGCCATCCTTGTTGAAGACAACCAAGTCTTCCTTGAAAGGAAAGCCGAAGCAATTTTAATGGACAAAATTCTGGTCAAAGCCCATACAACGACTGTTTTATACATTGGAAAACAACAATAAAATGAATTTTTTAAGAATTGCGTATATATTTTCCGTGAAAATGATTGAATATCTCTTTATCATGCAAATATATCAATATTAATATATTAATTCAATGTTTATTAATAAACAAATGTTTATAACCTGGTTTTGCCGTTTTGACAACATTTGGATTCGCTTTCATCCTTGTTCCAATGTTCTGACATGTTGTGTGAGATTCTCAATATATATCTAATGTCGATATATAAACTCAAAAAAAGTGAAAATATGAGTATGTTAATCTAATTTTAATCAATTTATTAAATTCCCAAACTTGATTTTAATATCAGTCAGAACTATAATTAACCTTACTATAGAAATTATAGAAACAGAGGGAATGGGGGAAAAGAAATATGGGCAACAAGAAACTATCATCTTTAGTGTTATTATCTTTAAGCTCCGCACTTGTATTGGCTGCATGCGGCGGAGAGGGAAGCACGGCTGATTCATCCGGGTCTGCAGGTGCAACAGACAGCGATCAGGTGTTAAATCTGGTTGAAAGCGCTGAAATCCCTACAATGGATTCTGTACAAGCTACAGATACAGTTGCGTTTACTGCTTTAAGCAACGTAAATGAAGGTCTGTATCGTCAAGGCTTGGATGGAACGGTTGAATTAGGTATCGCAGCAGAAGATCCTACAGTCAGCGAAGATGGTTTGGTCTACACTTTCACTATCCGTGATGAAGCGAACTGGTCAAACGGCGAGCCTGTAACGGCAGAAGATTTTGTTTATTCATGGCGTAAATTGGTGGACCCTGCAGAGGCTGCTTCATATTCTTACATGATGGCAGGTGTCATCGCCAACGCAACTGAAATTATTGATGGTGCCGTTGCGCCTGAAGAATTGGGCGTCAAAGCGATCGACGAAAAAACGCTGGAAATCACATTGACATCTCCAGTGCCATACTTCAAAGATCTTTTGACATTGGCTATGTTCTTCCCTCAAAATCAAGCATTTGTTGAAGAACAAGGCGACCAATACGCATTAAGCAGCGATGCTTTATTGTATAACGGACCATTCGTGTTAGCTAACTGGGATGCAGCGAGCTTATCATGGACGTACGAACCAAATGCAGAGTACTGGGATAAAGATGCTGTAAAATTACAAGCAATCAACGTAGAAGTCATCAAAGAGACTTCCACTGCCTTGAATCTGTATGATACAGACGCAATCGACCGCATGATCTTGACTGGTGAGTACGTAGCACAAAGAGCCGGCGATGCTGAAGTCCACACAATGCCGACTTCTTCTGTATTCTACTTGAAGTTCAACCAACAAAGAGAAGGCACACCATTACAAAATGCCAACATCCGTAAAGCTTTAGCTATGGCTTTCGACAAACAAGCGTACGCTGATGTGGTATTGCAGAACGGTTCCATCCCTGCAAACGGATTGGTTCCTGAAAAACTTGCTTTGGATCCTTCAACTGGCGAAGACTACCGTAAACAAAATGGCGATCTTCTGACATTCAATGCTGAAGAAGCTAAAACATACTTCGAAAAAGGCTTGGCTGAGTTGGGTGTTGAATCCATCACTTTGGAATTGTTGAGCGATGACACAGAAAATGCGAAACGTTCTTCTGAGTTCCTGCAAAGCCAACTACAGACAAACCTTCCTGGGTTGACTGTTACCTTGCGTAATGTACCTTTCAAAGTCCGTCTTGAAGCTGATACATCCGGCGAATACGATATCGAATTAGCTGGATGGGGAGCTGACTATGCTGACCCGATCAACTTCCTGGAATTGTTCCAGACAGAAAACGGCAACAACAAATCCGGTTACTCCAACGCTGAATACGATGCTTTGATCGATGAAGCACGCACAAACGTGACTGACCTTGATGCAAGATGGGCTAGCCTGCTTGCAGCTGAAAAGATCTTGATGGAAGATGCGGGTATCGCTCCTCTGTATCAACGTTCTTATGCAGTTCTACAAAAACCGTATGTCACAGATTTGGGTGAGCACTTAGTCGGTGCTGACTACTCATACAAATGGGCTTCAAATTCTGGCACTCAGAACGTGGATTAATTAAGGCAATAAAAAATCCATCTGGCAGACATTTATGCCAGATGGATGTTTTATTTATAAAATATAATCCCAGAGACAGATGATGCTGATCGCCAACAACAACAGACCGATAGTCAGGATATTTTGATAACTTTTCCCGACGGAAGATGAAAGAGCATGCGGATTCAATGGTTCCTTGAAGCCATCCTCCTTTGGTTCTCTTCTGAGCGTTTTTCTGACGCTGTAGTGGAAGAAATCGAAACTTCCGGAAGCCAA is a window from the Trichococcus shcherbakoviae genome containing:
- a CDS encoding peptide ABC transporter substrate-binding protein, which translates into the protein MGNKKLSSLVLLSLSSALVLAACGGEGSTADSSGSAGATDSDQVLNLVESAEIPTMDSVQATDTVAFTALSNVNEGLYRQGLDGTVELGIAAEDPTVSEDGLVYTFTIRDEANWSNGEPVTAEDFVYSWRKLVDPAEAASYSYMMAGVIANATEIIDGAVAPEELGVKAIDEKTLEITLTSPVPYFKDLLTLAMFFPQNQAFVEEQGDQYALSSDALLYNGPFVLANWDAASLSWTYEPNAEYWDKDAVKLQAINVEVIKETSTALNLYDTDAIDRMILTGEYVAQRAGDAEVHTMPTSSVFYLKFNQQREGTPLQNANIRKALAMAFDKQAYADVVLQNGSIPANGLVPEKLALDPSTGEDYRKQNGDLLTFNAEEAKTYFEKGLAELGVESITLELLSDDTENAKRSSEFLQSQLQTNLPGLTVTLRNVPFKVRLEADTSGEYDIELAGWGADYADPINFLELFQTENGNNKSGYSNAEYDALIDEARTNVTDLDARWASLLAAEKILMEDAGIAPLYQRSYAVLQKPYVTDLGEHLVGADYSYKWASNSGTQNVD
- a CDS encoding DUF3899 domain-containing protein, whose protein sequence is MIIGLSGLVLASGSFDFFHYSVRKTLRREPKEDGFKEPLNPHALSSSVGKSYQNILTIGLLLLAISIICLWDYIL